In one window of Camelina sativa cultivar DH55 chromosome 15, Cs, whole genome shotgun sequence DNA:
- the LOC104746529 gene encoding phosphoribosylaminoimidazole-succinocarboxamide synthase, chloroplastic, producing the protein MAQCVRSTLNPLRTPHSVTRTVSVKNPAFASVSFLRTSPEFKKYPKPCSLVMSCQGKAQTQQEERPQLSLDDLVTSNRKGEVLGTIKDSLSNCLSETNLLASVPGLKSRIRGKVRDIYDAGDYLVLITTDRLSAFDRNLASIPFKGQVLNETSLWWFNNTQHITPNAIVSSPDRNVVIAKKCSVFPIEFVVRGYVTGSTDTSLWTVYNKGVRNYCGNELSDGLVKNQKLPANILTPTTKAADHDVPISPNEIVEGGFMTQAEFDEASRKALSLFEFGQRVAKEHGLILVDTKYEFGRSSDGSILLIDEIHTPDSSRYWLAGSYEERFQKGLEPENVDKEFLRLWFKENSNPYEDEVLPAAPAELVTELAWRYIFLYETITGSRIDIVPTQEPIHDRISRNTSQALSSLRQL; encoded by the exons ATGGCTCAGTGTGTGAGGTCAACTCTAAATCCTTTGAGAACACCCCACAGCGTGACTAGGACAGTGTCTGTTAAAAACCCAGCTTTTGCATCAGTCTCGTTCCTTAGAACATCACCGGAGTTCAAGAAATACCCAAAACCCTGTTCATTGGTTATGTCTTGCCAGGGGAAGGCCCAAACCCAGCAGGAGGAACGACCACAACTCTCTCTTGACGATTTAGTCACGAGTAACCGGAAAGGAGAGGTTCTTGGCACAATCAAAGACTCGCTTTCTAATTGTCTCTCTGAGACGAATCTTCTAGCGTCTGTTCCTGGTCTGAAATCTAGAATCAGGGGAAAG GTCAGAGATATTTATGATGCTGGTGATTATCTGGTTCTTATTACAACAGATAGGTTGAGTGCATTCGACAGAAATCTTGCTTCAATTCCCTTCAAAGGCCAG GTTCTTAACGAGACAAGTTTGTGGTGGTTCAATAACACACAGCATATAACTCCAAATGCAATTGTTTCATCTCCTGACAGAAATGTTGTTATCGCAAAGAAGTGCTCGGTTTTTCCCATAGAGTTTGTGG TGAGAGGATATGTGACTGGAAGTACTGACACGTCTCTATGGACGGTGTACAATAAAGGTGTTCGGAACTATTGTGGGAATGAGCTCTCAGATG GATTAGTAAAAAACCAAAAGCTTCCAGCTAATATACTTACACCGACAACTAAGGCTGCGGATCATGATGTGCCCATCTCTCCAAATGAG ATAGTTGAAGGTGGATTCATGACTCAAGCCGAATTTGATGAAGCAAGTAGGAAAGCTTTGAGCTTGTTTGAGTTTGGGCAG CGTGTTGCCAAGGAACATGGACTGATACTGGTAGACACAAAGTACGAGTTTGGAAGAAGTAGTGATGGCTCAATCTTATTGATTGATGAG ATTCATACACCCGATTCCAGCAGATACTGGCTTGCAGGTTCATATGAAGAGCGCTTCCAAAAAGGCCTGGAGCCTGAAAATGTTGATAAG GAGTTCCTAAGATTATGGTTCAAAGAGAACTCCAATCCGTACGAGGACGAG GTCCTGCCTGCTGCTCCAGCAGAACTCGTGACTGAATTAGCTTGGCG GTACATCTTCTTGTATGAAACTATCACTGGATCAAGAATTGACATTGTTCCGACTCAG GAACCGATACATGACCGAATCTCAAGAAACACAAGCCAAGCACTTTCATCTCTCCGTCAACTTTGA
- the LOC104748384 gene encoding putative F-box protein At3g21130 codes for MHLQEALVVEILSRVPAVSLARLRLTSRRWNALVKDGRLASKHSAYAPRQPPLLIMLIDFRVYLVSVDLHRVDKKNVPSAKVTCHISLKDPLSKNSSEEPLSNNSSKEVDICNVFHCNGLLLCTTKDNRLVVWNPCTGETRWIVQPMLSYEGINHYALGYDYESSCYKILRMYPGRVPTQTKYQVYDFTSKLWENIGETGSWSIPRIQSLGISVKGSTYWLAYCRRELGVFLLNFDFSTERFQSLSLPEDAPRSYFDLALSVTRSEEQQLCLLAVWSSEVWIATKMESAGDISWSKFLTVSKFDLRCHSRGCIGMSTSFLVDQENKVVVSCNNSVFSKNFIQIVGKDKYIHEDDQNGAKSPTTRLLTYVPGLAQIQQGISLDKRSIAVGITEKHSETTKTVLFGEIVQLFRRYGKNRWTEFFKPH; via the coding sequence ATGCATCTCCAAGAGGCTTTGGTAGTGGAGATACTATCTAGGGTTCCTGCTGTATCTCTGGCACGATTGAGATTGACATCCCGAAGATGGAACGCTCTGGTCAAAGATGGGAGACTTGCTAGTAAACATTCTGCTTATGCTCCAAGGCAGCCTCCTCTGTTAATCATGTTgattgattttagggtttatttagTGAGCGTTGATCTCCATAGAGTCGACAAGAAGAATGTTCCATCTGCCAAGGTAACATGTCACATCAGCCTAAAAGATCCTCTTTCTAAAAACTCTTCAGAAGAACCTCTTTCTAATAACTCTTCAAAAGAAGTTGATATATGTAACGTCTTTCACTGCAACGGGTTGTTGCTATGCACCACCAAGGACAACAGACTAGTTGTTTGGAATCCATGTACAGGTGAAACCAGGTGGATCGTCCAACCCATGCTTAGCTACGAGGGAATCAACCACTATGCTCTCGGTTACGATTACGAATCCTCCTGttacaaaatcttgaggatgTATCCTGGTCGTGTCCCAACTCAAACTAAGTACCAAGTCTATGACTTTACCTCCAAATTGTGGGAGAACATTGGTGAGACTGGAAGCTGGTCAATACCACGGATTCAGAGTCTTGGCATATCTGTGAAGGGAAGTACTTACTGGCTTGCTTATTGTCGACGAGAACTAGGTGTTTTCttactaaattttgatttttcaacgGAGAGATTCCAAAGTCTGTCTCTTCCCGAGGATGCTCCTCGTTCTTATTTTGATCTGGCTTTATCAGTGACTAGATCAGAAGAGCAACAACTTTGTTTGCTTGCTGTTTGGAGCTCTGAGGTATGGATAGCGACAAAGATGGAGAGTGCCGGAGATATTTCATGGAGCAAGTTCCTAACAGTGTCTAAATTCGATCTCCGATGCCATTCTCGGGGTTGTATTGGGATGAGTACTAGTTTCTTGGTCGACCAGGAGAACAAAGTTGTAGTGTCTTGTAATAACTCCGTGTTCTCCAAAAACTTTATACAGATTGTGGGAAAGGATAAATACATACACGAGGATGATCAAAATGGTGCAAAGTCTCCTACCACACGTCTCCTCACTTATGTTCCAGGTTTGGCTCAAATCCAACAAGGTATCTCTCTTGATAAACGAAGCATAGCTGTAGGCATCACAGAGAAGCATTCTGAAACCACCAAGACGGTTCTCTTTGGCGAAATCGTTCAGTTATTTAGACGCTATGGTAAAAACCGATGGACTGAATTTTTTAAACCTCACTAG
- the LOC104746530 gene encoding kelch repeat-containing protein At3g27220-like has translation MARQAGKQNCGRLVLVSCLALLAAGLVGDFLWASSHRFSSVGMSLPSSFTTVIGQLPPNSNGSNTEKKKNDKVRERKLSATFQDLAAPELKWEKMAAAPVPRLDGAAIQIRNFLYVFAGYGTIDIVHSHVDIYNFVDNTWGGRFDMPKEMAHSHLGMVTDGRYIYIVTGQYGPQCRGPTAKTFVLDTDTNSWSDFVPLPVPRYAPATQLWRGRLHVMGGSKENRHTPGLEHWSIAVKDGKALEKEWRSEIPIPRGGPHRACVVVHDRLFVIGGQEGDFMAKPGSPIFKCSRRMEVVFSDVYMLDEEMKWKVMPSMPKPDSHIEFAWKVVNNSIVIVGGTTEKHPETKKMVLVGEIFQFNLNTMKWYVIGKLPYRVKTTLVGYWDGHLYFTSGQRDKGPDDPAPRKVIAEMWRTKLILNP, from the exons ATGGCGAGGCAAGCTGGGAAACAGAATTGTGGGAGGTTAGTGTTAGTTTCATGCCTCGCTCTTTTAGCTGCCGGACTTGTTGGAGACTTCCTTTGGGCTTCTTCTCATCGTTTCTCCTCCGTTGGGATGTCTCTTCCCTCCTCTTTTACCACCGTGATCGGCCAACTTCCTCCTAATTCCAAT GGAAGCAatactgagaagaagaagaacgataAAGTTAGGGAAAGAAAGCTTTCTGCAACGTTTCAAGATTTAGCTGCTCCTGAACTTAAATGGGAGAAGATGGCAGCTGCTCCTGTGCCTCGTCTAGATGGAGCTGCTATTCAGATTAGGAATTTTCTATATGTGTTTGCTGGATACGGCACCATTGATATT GTACATTCCCATGttgatatatacaatttcgtagATAACACATGGGGAGGAAGATTTGATATGCCAAAAGAGATGGCACATTCACATTTAGGGATGGTAACGGATGGTAGATACATCTACATTGTCACTGGTCAATATGGTCCTCAATGTAGAGGACCTACAGCTAAGACATTTGTGCTTGACACTGATACTAATTCGTGGAGTGACTTCGTTCCTTTACCAGTTCCTAG GTATGCTCCAGCTACTCAGCTTTGGAGAGGTAGACTCCACGTGATGGGTGGAAGCAAGGAGAATCGGCATACACCAGGGCTTGAACACTGGAGTATTGCGGTAAAAGATGGGAAAGCATTGGAAAAGGAGTGGAGAAGTGAAATTCCAATCCCTCGTGGAGGACCTCACAG AGCATGCGTAGTAGTGCATGACCGGCTTTTTGTCATTGGAGGTCAAGAAGGTGATTTCATGGCTAAACCAGGATCCCCCATCTTCAAATGCTCACGCCGTATGGAG GTTGTATTCAGTGACGTCTACATGCTGGATGAGGAAATGAAGTGGAAAGTTATGCCATCAATGCCAAAACCGGATTCCCATATTGAATTTGCTTGGAAAGTGGTTAACAACTCCATTGTAATCGTTGGAGGCACCACAGAGAAGCATCCTGAAACCAAAAAGATGGTCCTTGTTGGTGAAATCTTCCAGTTCAACCTGAATACAATG AAATGGTACGTGATTGGAAAGTTGCCATACCGTGTGAAGACTACGCTGGTTGGGTATTGGGACGGGCATTTATACTTCACCTCGGGGCAACGAGACAAAGGACCAGATGATCCTGCACCGCGTAAGGTGATTGCAGAGATGTGGAGAACCAAACTGATACTGAATCCATGA
- the LOC104746531 gene encoding putative F-box protein At4g10190, producing the protein MMAESKKRVKRQQQQRTKDFHVEMYLPEELEMEILSRAPLASLARLRWASKRWNDLIKDILEKKQSQVIMLIGFRVCLVSVDLHGIHNSKVKVISQFSLRDPLSSNSSEEVEIRNVFHCEGLLLCTTKDSNKLVVWNPCSRETMWIQPRDTYKQNDYFALGKSSCNKYKILRVDQHNNLMPSFLEFEIYDFTSNSWRVVGGTIEWFIPRWNGRGGVSVKGDTYWLASTQKNTREDFLLSFDFSTERFVSVSLPGNHLSHQVISLSVTREDQKLCLLATQSGKVHDIDVWIATKIDKTLVNQENKTTIERLVAASWSKFLSLDLANLHQRFRFFNGMNFLVDQEKKVLLCSSMRGGPNTFLHVVGGGKYIQVAHNDAETTWSLVLSYVPSFVQIQPTMFLE; encoded by the exons ATGATGGCTGAATCTAAGAAGCGTGTGAAGCGGCAGCAGCAGCAAAGAACAAAGGACTTTCATG TGGAAATGTATCTTCCGGAGGAGTTGGAAATGGAGATACTCTCTAGGGCTCCGTTGGCTTCTCTGGCACGACTACGATGGGCATCCAAAAGATGGAACGATCTCATCAAAGATATACTTGAAAAGAAGCAGTCTCAGGTTATTATGTTGATTGGCTTCAGGGTTTGTTTAGTGAGTGTCGATCTCCATGGAATTCACAACAGCAAGGTGAAGGTAATAAGTCAATTTAGCCTAAGAGATCCTCTTTCTAGTAACTCTTCAGAAGAAGTCGAGATACGTAACGTATTTCACTGCGAAGGCTTGTTACTATGCACCACCAAAGACAGTAATAAACTTGTGGTATGGAATCCGTGTTCACGTGAAACCATGTGGATCCAACCAAGAGATACCTACAAGCAAAACGATTACTTTGCTCTCGGTAAATCCTCCTgcaacaagtacaaaatcttgagAGTGGATCAGCATAATAACTTGATGCCAAGCTTCCTTGAGTTCGAAATCTATGACTTTACCTCTAATTCGTGGAGGGTTGTTGGTGGGACTATAGAATGGTTTATACCACGGTGGAATGGTCGTGGTGGCGTGTCTGTGAAGGGAGATACTTACTGGCTAGCTTCTACGCAAAAAAACACACGTGAGGATTTCTTATTGAGTTTTGACTTCTCAACAGAGAGATTTGTAAGTGTGTCTCTTCCGGGTAATCATCTTTCTCATCAAGTTATCAGTTTATCAGTGACTAGAGAAGATCAGAAACTTTGTTTGCTAGCTACTCAAAGCGGTAAAGTACACGATATAGATGTATGGATCGCGACTAAGATTGATAAGACGCTAGTAAATCAGGAGAACAAAACAACGATTGAGAGACTCGTAGCTGCGTCATGGAGCAAGTTCCTATCATTGGATTTAGCCAATCTCCATCAGCGCTTTCGCTTCTTTAATGGGATGAATTTCTTGGTCGACCAGGAGAAGAAAGTTTTATTGTGTAGCAGTATGCGTGGGGGCCCCAACACCTTCTTACACGTTGTGGGAGGGGGTAAATATATACAAGTGGCTCATAATGATGCAGAGACTACATGGTCACTTGTCCTCAGTTATGTTCCAAGTTTTGTTCAAATCCAACCAACAATGTTCTTGGAGTAA
- the LOC109129091 gene encoding LOW QUALITY PROTEIN: putative F-box protein At3g21120 (The sequence of the model RefSeq protein was modified relative to this genomic sequence to represent the inferred CDS: deleted 4 bases in 3 codons) produces the protein MHLPEDLVVEILYRVPAVSLARLRSISKGWNALIKNGRVLAKKHSAYAPRQPPLFIMLIDFRVYLVSVDLHGFDSNNVAPSAKLTGQFSLKDPLSKDVDIRNAFHCDGLLLCSTTDNRLVVWNPCSGATRWIQPRHSYDEYDCYALGYDNISSCYKILRMHRRFVDYQWRHTLSEVYDFASNSWSSVGVSTTTDWYILPIHSRGIYVKGTTYWLAYGRLDDRFLVSFDFSRERFQSLFFPADANIPRGKHVVLSVTREEQQLCMFSTCDFANDEGFFSDVWISTKMEGTGTVSWTKSHRFHSKIYITVSADHEKKVLVCEHILGPYHSIDIVGNVLHIVGEDIHIRRVNVYGEIRCPFLFTYVPSLVQIQQAI, from the exons ATGCATCTCCCTGAGGATTTGGTAGTGGAGATACTCTATAGGGTTCCTGCTGTATCTCTGGCACGATTACGATCTATATCCAAAGGATGGAACGCTTTGATT AAAAATGGGAGAGTACTTGCTAAGAAGCACTCTGCTTATGCTCCAAGGCAGCCTCCTCTGTTTATCATGTTgattgattttagggtttatttagTGAGCGTTGATCTCCATGGA TTTGACAGTAACAACGTTGCCCCATCTGCAAAGCTAACAGGTCAATTCAGCCTAAAAGACCCTCTTTCAAAAGACGTTGATATACGTAACGCCTTTCACTGCGATGGCTTATTGCTATGCAGCACCACAGACAACAGATTGGTTGTTTGGAATCCATGTTCAGGGGCAACCAGGTGGATCCAACCTAGACATTCCTACGATGAATATGACTGCTATGCTCTCGGTTACGATAATATATCCTCCTGttacaaaatcttgaggatgCATCGTCGATTTGTTGATTACCAATGGCGGCACACTTTGTCCGAAGTCTATGACTTTGCTTCTAATTCGTGGAGCAGTGTTGGTGTGAGTACTACTACCGACTGGTACATACTACCGATTCATAGTCGTGGCATATATGTCAAGGGAACTACTTACTGGCTTGCGTATGGTCGATTGGATGATCGTTTCTTagtaagttttgatttttcaagaGAGAGATTTCAAAGTCTG TTTTTTCCGGCGGATGCTAATATTCCCCGTGGGAAACATGTGGTTTTATCAGTGACTAGAGAAGAGCAACAACTTTGTATGTTTTCTACTTGTGACTTTGCTAATGATGAGGGGTTCTTCTCAGATGTATGGATATCAACTAAGATGGAGGGTACGGGAACCGTATCATGGACCAAGTCCCATCGTTTTCACTCTAAGATTTATATAACTGTCTCGGCCGACCATGAGAAGAAAGTTTTAGTGTGTGAACATATACTTGGACCCTACCACAGTATAGACATTGTGGGAAACGTCTTACACATTGTGGGAGAGGATATACACATCAGACGAGTGAATGTATATGGAGAAATCAGATGCCCATTTCTCTTCACTTATGTTCCTAGTTTGGTTCAAATCCAACAAGCTATCTAG
- the LOC104748385 gene encoding putative F-box protein At3g21130 codes for MMKKRNTVNHLPEDMVVEILSRVPAISLTRLRSTSKGWNALVKDDERLAKKHSVYAPKTSLVIMLIDYKLYIMNVSLHGIEEVDLSVKITCQFSLKDPNSSEEVDIRDVFHYDGLLLCSTKDNRLVVWNPCLGETRWIQPLDSYKESDFYALGYDHRSLCYKILRMQRHEDHIPVRTEYQVYDFTYKSWRFVGETEGWYIPSVGSRRRGLSVKGNTYWLATNEYGPPFDKFLICFDFSADRFRRLSLPTGIRSYYDVSLSVTREEQQLCMFSTYGSEVWIATQIDQSTGAVSWSKSHRFYLRIDVMTVLDDHEKNVFVYRYEARSKSVLHIVGEDIFIIQVVHHGADSKCPFFLTYVPTLVQIR; via the coding sequence atgatgaagaagagaaacacaGTTAATCATCTTCCAGAGGATATGGTAGTGGAGATACTCTCTAGGGTTCCAGCTATATCTCTGACACGATTACGATCTACATCCAAAGGATGGAACGCTCTAGTTAAGGATGATGAGAGACTTGCTAAGAAGCACTCTGTTTATGCTCCAAAAACGTCTTTGGTTATCATGTTGATTGATTATAAGCTTTATATAATGAACGTCAGTCTCCATGGAATTGAAGAGGTTGATTTATCTGTAAAGATAACATGTCAGTTCAGCCTAAAAGATCCTAACTCTTCAGAAGAAGTTGATATACGTGACGTCTTTCACTACGACGGCTTATTGCTATGCAGCACCAAAGACAATAGACTGGTCGTTTGGAATCCATGTTTAGGTGAAACAAGGTGGATCCAACCCCTAGATTCCTACAAGGAATCAGACTTCTATGCTCTAGGCTACGATCACAGATCCTTATGttacaaaatcttgaggatgCAGCGACATGAAGACCATATCCCAGTGCGAACTGAGTACCAAGTCTATGACTTTACCTATAAATCGTGGCGGTTTGTTGGTGAGACTGAAGGCTGGTACATACCAAGTGTTGGGAGTCGGAGGCGTGGCTTGTCTGTGAAAGGAAATACTTACTGGCTTGCTACTAATGAATACGGACCACCGTTTGATAAGTTCttaatatgttttgatttttcagcTGACAGATTTCGAAGACTGTCTCTTCCCACGGGTATCCGTTCTTATTATGATGTGTCTTTATCAGTGACTAGAGAAGAGCAACAACTTTGTATGTTTTCAACTTATGGCTCTGAGGTATGGATAGCAACTCAGATTGATCAGAGTACCGGAGCCGTGTCATGGAGCAAGTCCCATCGTTTTTACTTACGAATTGATGTGATGACAGTCTTGGATGACCATGAGAAGAACGTTTTCGTGTATCGCTACGAAGCCAGGTCCAAAAGCGTGTTACACATTGTAGGAGAGGATATATTCATCATACAAGTGGTTCACCATGGTGCAGATTCTAAATGCCCATTTTTTCTCACTTATGTTCCAACTTTGGTTCAAATACGATAA